The region GCCCACAGACATGTTGCGGCATCTGGATGAAAATGCTGGAGCGGTTGCTGCGGAATGACAAAATAAAACCATATAAGATAATTGGTCTTATTTTGGTTTGATTTCATTGATATTGGTTCTAAGATGCGGTAACTCAGCGTGTGGAATGGGGGACGTCTGCAGATTTGTCTGCAGCCACGCTGTTCTCGAAATGCCCAGCATTTGGGAAGTGATTGGCATTCGAGAAGTGACTGGCATTCGGGAGATGACTGGGAGGACGTGGTTGTTATGGGACAGGTACCGCAGGCAGAAGCCCGTGTGAGGCACGGGCTGGAACATCCGTTCGAACGGTCCGGCATTATCACGCCCGGACTGCCGGTCATGCCGCACGGTGTTGAACGTCACCCGGTGCCGGGTGGTGGCACTCGTGCCCTGAGGATTGACCGGGGTGACGAGATTTCCATTCTGGACCCGGAAGGTCTGCAGCCCTGCGAGCTGGTGTTCTTCACCCCCGACGGAGCCTCGGATGCAGCCATGCTGGGTCTGCGGTCAGCGGGAGATGCGCTGGGCATTCAGCAGGCTCTGGCGCGCGGCGATGCCAGTGGCCGCAAGGTGCTGGCGGCGCTGAAAACGTCTGGCTTTGACATTGGCCGGGCTGAGGCGGTCCGTCTGTTTGAGGATGGCTCCCGGGCGGGCGATATGGAGATTGCCCACGCCCAGAGCGACGGGCTGCTTGTGGTTTGTGCGCCGGGCGGCCCGATGCAGCCAGACGCGCAGAATGTTGCCACTGATCTGATTGTCTATATCCGCCGCGCCAATCCCGGTGAAGGCAAGGGCGGCGAGGCCCCTGCAGACCCGCTGGCTGATCCGCTGAATGATCTCAACATCCAGCCGGGCGAAGCCCGGGCCTATGAGGTGAAGGCCGGACAATATATCCAGATCATGGATGTACAGGGTCGGGAGTGCTCTGATTTTCAGGCCCTTTCGGCCCGGGCACTCGACAAGGGGCTGGAGCGGGATATCGACCCCACCACCACCCGCTCTCTGATGGGCTCGCTTTATCCTGCGCCGGGGATCTTCTCGAAATATTACACCATGGACCAGGAGCCGCTGGTGGAGATCGTGCAGGATACCTGTGGCCGTCATGATACGTTCGGGCTGGCCTGTACGGCACGCTATTACGAGGACCTCGGTTATCCGGGGCATGTGAACTGCACGGATAACATGAATGCGGATCTGGGCCGCTTTGGTGTGCGCCCAAGAGGCGGCTGGCCTGCCATCAACTTCTTTTTCAACACAATGCTGGATGAAACTAACGCCATCGGCATGGATGATCCCTGGTCGCGACCGGGAGATTATGTGCTGCTGCGGGCGCTGTCGGATCTGGTGTGTGTCTCCACCGCCTGCCCGTGCGATATCGATCCGGCCAATGGCTGGAACCCGACGGATATTCAGGTGCGTGTTTACAAGGACAATGAAGATTTCCGGCCTTCCATCGGCTGGAGAAAGACACCGGAGGGGCCTTTGGAACAGACAAAGGAAACGGGTTTTCACACCTGCTTTGCCCGCCACACGCGGGACTTTGCGGAATATAACGGCTATTGGCTGGCCAACCAGATGACCAATCACGGCGCGATTGCCGAATACTGGGCCTGCCGGGAAAAGGCCGCCATTATGGATCTGTCCCCTTTGCGTAAAGTTGAGGTGACGGGCCCTGATGCGGAAGCCCTGATGCAGCTTTGCGTGACCCGCAACATGAAGAAGCTGGCAGTGGGCCAGATCGTCTATACCGCCATGTGCTATGAGCATGGGGGCATGATTGATGACGGTACCGTGTTCCGGCTGGACGAGAACAATTTCCGCTGGATTGGCGGCAATGATGACAGCGGCCTGTGGCTCAGAAAACAGGCCCAGCGCCTGGGGTTGAACGCCTGGGTGCGGAATTCCACCGATCAGCTCTCCAATGTGGCGGTGCAGGGCCCCCTCTCCCGCGAGATTCTGTCAGAGGTGTTCTGGACGCCGCCGACCCAGCCGACAATCGACGAACTGCCCTGGTTCCGCTTCGCGGTGGCCCGGTTGGGCGATTTCCATGGGCCCGCCTGTGTAGTGAGCCGCACCGGCTATTCGGGTGAGCTGGGCTATGAAGTCTTCTGCCACCCGAAAGATGCCGAACAGGTGTTTGACGCGATCTGGGCTGCAGGCGCGCCGCGCGGCATGGTGCCGCTCGGGCTGACCGCACTTAACACGCTGCGGGTCGAGGCCGGGCTGATCTTTGCGGGCTATGACTTCTCGGACCAGACAGACCCGTTTGAAGCTGGCATCGGCTTTACCGTACCGCTCAAGTCCATGGAGGATGACTTCATCGGCCGCGAGGCAATTGAACGCCGCAAGGCGCACCCGCAGAAGAAACTTGTGGGCCTCGATATTGAAAGCGGCGTGGTCCCCGCCACCGGCGACTGCATCCGCATCGGCAAGGCCCAGGTGGGTGAGATCACCTCTGCGGTCAAGTCACCAATCCTCGGCAAGGTCATAGCCCTCGCCAGACTGGACATAACCCACGCAACCCCCGGCACAGAGCTCGAAATCGGCCAACTCGACGGCCACCAAAAACGCCTCAAAGCCACAATCACCCCCTTCCCCCATTTCGACCCGACCAAGGAACGGGTGAAGGGGAATTATGGGTAGGGGGTGATTGAGGGCACGTAGCGGGTGTTGTGCAGCGTGCGGATAAGCTAACCGTTTTCGAGGTGGATGGATTGGCTTTTAGGGCAAAGAACGGTTTCATCTGCTTTTGAAAAAGATCCAGAACCATTGAGCAACTGAGTGGAAATTGCCAACACAACTACTCAGGCGGGAGGTATGAATCTTAATTATAGCTCAATAAGTGATTTTATGTATAAATTATGTTTATAATCAATGTATATTTCATTTTTATCCGTATAAAATAGATAAATTATAGAAAATATGCTTAATATAATAGATGTTAAAACTATATTTTTTGTTATAGTATAAATCTTTTCACCCTTTTTCACGCGTTCCCATTCGAGTTTTAAAAGAGATTTTGCACTTTTCCTGAAGTGCTTTTCGATTCTCTTGATATTCTCAGGTGTAAGTTTCCTATTTTCAGAGGCTATTTTTTCAAATAATTCCATTGATTTTATTAATGATTTAGATGATTCTTCATTTTCATTAACTCTAAAAAATATACCATCACTGGCGGTATTTAAGGACTTGTAGCATTCAGCTAGTTCCTTTTGTCTTGTTTCATCTTGCTCTGGCCTCGCGCGGATAATATCGCTAATTGCATTGATGTATACTAAGTAGTCGATCATGCATTTCCTTAAATCATCTATCCACACGTGACGGAATTCCGAAATCTTCTGCTCTTTTCCAATGATGAGACCCAGTAGTGATATTAGCCCTGCAATGACGGCCACACCTAAGGCACCGATACCGATTTCATCCATCATGCTAACCTTTTCCGTTTGAGTTGTTTATTGTGATAAATCTCCAATCATTGTTGATCTGATGTGATATATCTGCAACCTTAGATTTCTCCTTCTTGAGATGATTTTTAAGGACAAGGTGGCGATGCCCGAAAATTTAAGATTTCACTTTGAAGGAAAATTAGCCGACAAACATATTATGAATTTTTATGAATCAGCTCGGTTCCAATACGCTGCTGCTCGGTTGCTTGTGAAGTTAACTCAATTTAGAAAAACCGGTAAATTCTCTGAAAAAATTTCCAGCAAATCTAACGTTGG is a window of Coralliovum pocilloporae DNA encoding:
- a CDS encoding DUF1989 domain-containing protein, translating into MGQVPQAEARVRHGLEHPFERSGIITPGLPVMPHGVERHPVPGGGTRALRIDRGDEISILDPEGLQPCELVFFTPDGASDAAMLGLRSAGDALGIQQALARGDASGRKVLAALKTSGFDIGRAEAVRLFEDGSRAGDMEIAHAQSDGLLVVCAPGGPMQPDAQNVATDLIVYIRRANPGEGKGGEAPADPLADPLNDLNIQPGEARAYEVKAGQYIQIMDVQGRECSDFQALSARALDKGLERDIDPTTTRSLMGSLYPAPGIFSKYYTMDQEPLVEIVQDTCGRHDTFGLACTARYYEDLGYPGHVNCTDNMNADLGRFGVRPRGGWPAINFFFNTMLDETNAIGMDDPWSRPGDYVLLRALSDLVCVSTACPCDIDPANGWNPTDIQVRVYKDNEDFRPSIGWRKTPEGPLEQTKETGFHTCFARHTRDFAEYNGYWLANQMTNHGAIAEYWACREKAAIMDLSPLRKVEVTGPDAEALMQLCVTRNMKKLAVGQIVYTAMCYEHGGMIDDGTVFRLDENNFRWIGGNDDSGLWLRKQAQRLGLNAWVRNSTDQLSNVAVQGPLSREILSEVFWTPPTQPTIDELPWFRFAVARLGDFHGPACVVSRTGYSGELGYEVFCHPKDAEQVFDAIWAAGAPRGMVPLGLTALNTLRVEAGLIFAGYDFSDQTDPFEAGIGFTVPLKSMEDDFIGREAIERRKAHPQKKLVGLDIESGVVPATGDCIRIGKAQVGEITSAVKSPILGKVIALARLDITHATPGTELEIGQLDGHQKRLKATITPFPHFDPTKERVKGNYG